From the Diprion similis isolate iyDipSimi1 chromosome 1, iyDipSimi1.1, whole genome shotgun sequence genome, the window ACCGAAGACAATTTCCGGTCCGCACAACCCAGAGGAGAAGTGAAACATGGCCATTCCATTTCCTGTTTGCTATTCTCCGGGTCACCAATCTTATCCACAGGCGCACAAATGTCCGCATCAGGGTGACTCAGGGTGTTTTCAGTCAACTTGGTCTCGTTGACATCTTTCAGGTCGTAAAACGTCGGGCTGACTTCGGTAGCTGCGGACAACAGCTGGACAAAAGGACATCGATAAGTCGCGTAGTTCGTCCCATCGAAGTCTGAGACCTTGTGGTTGCTCGCGATGTTCGGagctgaaatttctttttggaAAACGGGGTTGTCATCTGCGCGGAAATAGTCGCTAAGAACGAAGTCGTCTTTGACAGGTCTGACCTGAGGCCAGCATGCAGGGTTTCCGAGGATATCGGACCTCATCCAATTCATCATCTTTGGCAGCCTAGTCATACCGTTGATGCAGGAAAGATTGTAGTCCAGGTTCAGAGCCCTAACCTTGCCGCGAATTTCGCTAAGCTCGTTTTGCAACGGTCCAAGTTCACCTTCTATGCGGGAGAGCGGATCGTACGACTTGTTCGTCGTCGTCAAACGCTGGGACTCCAACTCTCGATGACATAAACTTGAACACTTGTGACTCAGAGCTGGCTCGTTGCTCGGCGTAACAGACGGTAGCATGCTAGCGCCACTTGGACTCGGGGAAAACGTGTAATCGGAACCAAATTTGGGGTTCCTTGTAATCGGCAGGACGTTCAACGCCTCGGCGGAGTCTTTGGAACTATTGACAACCCTTATTCTTGCAGATCGTGAACTCTGGGAAACAGTTCGGCGCCGATACATGCTGCTGATTTCCACTTCGCTCGCGCAATCGGTCGACGCTTTGCGCCGAGGACTCGCGTCTGCATCCTCGGAGGACTCCGGAAACAGGGACTGTCTTGATTCGTCGTGATCAAATCTCGTCGTGCCCAAGGAATTCGAACTGTCCATGCACGCCACTATCAGCCGCATTTTTTCCCTGATGTCAACCGGCGAGTCGGAGACCAAACGCTCTGCCGGTATGCGGACGTCAGGGTACTCATATGATCCCCAGGGTGTGGCGACCCTGATCACAGGCAGGGATTCGGACTTGTTCGCGTCGCTCTCGACCCTTGGAGCCACGAAGTACTCCGTTCGCCTCAGGCTCATTTCATCGACATCGGCACTCGTGCCCGATGATACTTCGTCGCGATGACTCGGGGTGCATGAACCCACTGACGGGGTCTGACGATCCGGTAAATCGATCCTGGGCGAGTCGGAGGTGCCTGCAGTTCATCATTTATCTCATTCACTGTCATCATTCGTTATTACAGAGTCATCAGAGAAGGATAACGGATCAGTCGCGAGGATCGTGAATAGAGAATGCTAACCTACGATCGTGTTACTGGCAGCTGTGCGCTCATTTTGCGAGACACTATCCACTTCGGGAAACAGGACGGCGTCTACCAGCTGGGGAACGATGGTACCGTCGGTAGAACGAGCCAAGTTGTTCGCTGCAGGTTTGCGGCAGTCTGCACCTGCTCGAGGACTGTGAGGACCTTCGCTGGAGGTTTCATAGTCGCCTTCGGAGTCCGTAGCAGCGACTACGAGTGGGGTAATTTGGCTCAAGGACACCGAGGTTAGGCCGGAGGAGGCGAGACGCTGACCGAACGGAGGATCGCGGGGAGAAATGGTTGTTTGGCGGGTGTTAAAACCGCCGCATTCTGTCATGACGACTTTCCAATTTGAGGGTACAGTCGACTTTGTTATACAGGCGCGCGGATtcaggagagagaaaaaaagaggagatagaaaaatgtgaataattggaagaaaaaaaaaaaagaagaagatacgGGACGAAACACGGTATCTCGATTAATTCTACGACTCGCACCTCGTTTCGTTACTTTCGTTGTTCGAAAGATTTAACCGAATCGCTGCCGACTTCAGACTGCGGTATGCACCGGAGTCATTATCGTTGATTAGCGACGAGCTGCAATGTCGTCTTCTGTATCAAGCTGAAGtttgtaacgttattgtaGTACTGCATCCTTGGAAAAACTGgttattttgcaactttagGATTTCCTAAAATTTAGGAACCGTTAGATACAGCATGAACAAACCCAGATTGTGTAAAATCATCTTTTCTAGCTATTCTAAAGGTTCAAAATAGTCATTCTTGTTTCAACTTTTCGATACGGTAACatttactaacttcaaccttgtCTTTTTACGCACAGtgcatgaatttgaaaaatccacCGTCACTTTCTCCTGGTCTTTGTGCAGCAGGTATTATCGCCGCAACAGACACCACCCCTGACGGAGGGATAATTCGGCGGGCCCCTGGAGGAGGGGTGCTTCTTTTTCCTGGTCTCGATGACGATGTTTGCGGGGAGCAGTATGTCCTCCCAGGGTATTTCGACGTCGTCTAGATCGCAGTGCTCCTCCTCCGGTATCGGGCGTATTTCAACCGGCCTTTCGAGGGCGAGATCCTCCCAGGGTATCTCCAGGGTCGAATCGCAAAGTGCGCCGTCGGGCCGGAGTCGCGGCTGCGGGGCGACCGTGTCCATCACCAGGAGGTCGTTCCACGGGAGCTTCATCTTCCCGGTCGATTCCTTTGAATCGGTGCCCTCGCCGTCCTCGCCTCCGCTTTCCTGATGCAGCCGAGCCGCCTCCTCGACTGGCGCCTCCTTGACCTCGACGTTAGGCCTGATCTTCATGGCGACAGGTGGCAAAGCGATGTCTCGCCACGGCAGTTCGATCTTCGAGTCGCACGGTATCGACTTTTGCGAAAATTCCTTACGGAGACAGTGCATATACGGCTCGTGCCATATCTCTTCCTCCGGATTGTGCACGAGCGTTTGCCGCTTTCTCTTGCTCGACGGCTTCGACTTGTTACCAACTCCTGTGCCTTTCTTCCGCCTGCAGGAGCACTCGCCCGCCTTACGTTGCTCCgccataaaattcaatttacacgCAGAAAAGAGCTCGGGGTTTGTTtcgtgtttctttctttctttcttctctttctttctttctcgatGTAACTTTTTTCGCCTCTACTTCGGTTCAGCAAGTTATTTTGCGCATGCTTTGTACCGTTACCGACGTATCACGCCCGTCGCCTATAgacttgttaatttttatatttatttattttttttccttcctgtTAACGGTTTATGTAACCTCGCATCGTGGCCCGCATGACGTCTGTTCTTTGCGTTTTGTTTCATCATCGATTAATCCACTCTACATGGATACAGATGTAATAATATCCACTGCATACATATTACACGTCGTT encodes:
- the LOC124410901 gene encoding uncharacterized protein LOC124410901 yields the protein MAEQRKAGECSCRRKKGTGVGNKSKPSSKRKRQTLVHNPEEEIWHEPYMHCLRKEFSQKSIPCDSKIELPWRDIALPPVAMKIRPNVEVKEAPVEEAARLHQESGGEDGEGTDSKESTGKMKLPWNDLLVMDTVAPQPRLRPDGALCDSTLEIPWEDLALERPVEIRPIPEEEHCDLDDVEIPWEDILLPANIVIETRKKKHPSSRGPPNYPSVRGGVCCGDNTCCTKTRRK